Proteins encoded together in one Lysinibacillus sp. FSL K6-0232 window:
- a CDS encoding class I SAM-dependent methyltransferase produces the protein MSIWSKQASPPLYIYGTEANRFITSAVQYFPKQAKIAAYEEKEGANAVFLAKLGHQITVYDSTSSGLAKVQLLARMNGVSIITIRADLIEYELPQETYDGAIMVFGHFQHKFQLVILEKIMNSIKLNGVFMFEVYEYAQLLYNTGGPNEMAYLYNAEDILRWARRYKLKHYFTGEVEQYEVSFQTNTRRVIQVIVEK, from the coding sequence ATGAGTATATGGAGTAAGCAAGCTAGTCCACCATTATATATATATGGAACTGAGGCTAATCGATTTATTACCTCAGCAGTTCAATATTTTCCTAAACAAGCCAAAATTGCTGCCTATGAAGAGAAAGAGGGAGCGAACGCGGTTTTTTTAGCGAAGCTTGGACACCAGATAACAGTTTATGATTCAACTTCATCTGGTCTAGCAAAGGTGCAGTTATTAGCAAGAATGAATGGTGTATCAATCATTACAATAAGAGCAGATTTAATAGAGTATGAGCTACCTCAAGAAACTTATGATGGCGCAATTATGGTATTTGGTCATTTTCAGCACAAATTCCAATTAGTGATATTGGAAAAAATAATGAACTCTATTAAATTAAATGGTGTTTTTATGTTTGAGGTCTATGAATATGCGCAGCTTTTATACAATACAGGAGGACCAAACGAAATGGCTTATTTATATAATGCTGAAGATATATTAAGGTGGGCTAGGCGTTATAAGCTAAAACATTACTTCACAGGGGAAGTAGAACAATATGAAGTTTCTTTCCAAACAAATACTCGCCGTGTCATACAAGTTATTGTAGAAAAATAA
- a CDS encoding nitrous oxide reductase accessory protein NosL, which translates to MKKVFLVVPFMLALYACNDDSTTGTNKDTKQEPTHEEVVSEQPKNEVTYLASTAEWKIDDRLQEPAEDTVCEICNMKVYTKDHDLGVFSAQSVKPDGSIAFYDDIGCLLNAELVQNQTNEKFVRDYITLNWIDVEEATAVKTDMKSPMNWGYIFFAFEEDAKAYISENPTAKVEELDVIKQAAKERREKMMQEKGDHEQHSEDQHGTEETHSH; encoded by the coding sequence ATGAAGAAAGTTTTTCTAGTTGTTCCATTTATGCTAGCTCTTTATGCATGTAATGATGATAGTACAACAGGAACGAACAAAGACACTAAACAGGAGCCCACACATGAAGAGGTTGTTTCAGAGCAACCGAAGAATGAAGTTACATATTTAGCATCCACTGCTGAGTGGAAAATAGATGATCGTCTACAAGAGCCAGCAGAGGATACTGTTTGTGAAATTTGTAATATGAAAGTATATACAAAGGACCATGACCTAGGCGTTTTTTCTGCGCAATCTGTTAAACCTGATGGATCGATTGCATTTTATGACGACATTGGCTGTTTATTAAATGCGGAGTTGGTTCAAAATCAAACGAATGAAAAATTTGTGAGAGATTATATAACATTAAATTGGATAGATGTTGAGGAAGCTACAGCTGTTAAAACTGATATGAAATCCCCTATGAACTGGGGGTATATATTCTTTGCCTTTGAAGAAGATGCAAAAGCTTATATTTCAGAAAATCCAACCGCAAAAGTTGAAGAATTAGACGTAATTAAACAAGCAGCAAAAGAACGTCGTGAAAAAATGATGCAAGAAAAAGGGGACCATGAACAACATAGTGAGGACCAGCATGGAACTGAAGAAACACATAGTCACTAA